From Geomonas agri, one genomic window encodes:
- a CDS encoding methyl-accepting chemotaxis protein, with amino-acid sequence MNWTRNMQLKTRLTFSFGVLGVIAAIIAAVAVFQIQALNKNQADLYAVNTKPLGDLIELGIPYQRMRVNVRDMALVREPEIKQARLATVHEMEKLVESNLAEFGKTVKAPEIRKEYDNLKGALTRYAPYREAIVAAAMAGNQEKAVGIMNNRAVHSLALEIDASIKRLTDLKINQARVKAEQNEAAGAMAMKIALVLALAACIACAIFAMLTIRSITAPINYAVQVAKKVAAGDLSAEIVVDRGDELGVLLQALADMNANLSRIVSEVRSGTDAIAASTGQIAAGNTDLSQRTEEQASALEETASSMEELTSTVRQNADNARHADQLAAEATAVAAKGGGLIAEVVREMDQIRESSRRVTDIITVIDGIAFQTNILALNAAVEAARAGEQGRGFAVVAGEVRNLAQKSAAAAKEIKALIEESVAKAESGSNLVAGAGRTMNEIVTGVKRVSDIMAEISAASAEQSTGIEQVNTAINQMDDVTQQNASLVEESAAAAVALEEQARTLAEMVRRFNVKEEAASVFQAAAAIQPVPATQAVPARAVPAQGAKVQKLTRSVRPVAVEPEATAVGADWSGF; translated from the coding sequence ATGAACTGGACCAGGAATATGCAACTGAAAACAAGGCTCACCTTTTCCTTCGGCGTTCTCGGCGTTATCGCCGCCATCATCGCGGCCGTCGCCGTGTTCCAGATCCAGGCGCTGAACAAGAACCAGGCCGACCTGTACGCGGTCAACACCAAGCCACTTGGCGACCTGATCGAGCTCGGCATCCCCTACCAGCGCATGCGGGTCAACGTGAGGGACATGGCCCTGGTGCGGGAGCCCGAGATCAAGCAGGCGCGCCTGGCCACGGTGCACGAAATGGAAAAGCTCGTGGAAAGCAACCTGGCTGAATTCGGCAAGACGGTCAAGGCACCGGAGATCCGCAAGGAATACGACAACCTGAAGGGGGCACTCACCCGCTACGCCCCCTACCGCGAGGCGATCGTCGCCGCCGCCATGGCGGGGAACCAGGAAAAGGCGGTGGGCATCATGAACAACCGCGCCGTGCACAGCCTCGCCCTGGAGATCGACGCCTCCATCAAGCGTCTCACCGACCTGAAGATCAACCAGGCCCGGGTTAAGGCCGAGCAGAACGAGGCGGCAGGCGCCATGGCCATGAAGATCGCACTGGTGCTCGCGCTCGCCGCCTGTATCGCCTGCGCCATCTTCGCCATGCTCACCATCCGCTCAATCACCGCCCCCATCAACTACGCGGTCCAGGTGGCGAAAAAGGTGGCCGCCGGGGATCTATCCGCGGAGATAGTGGTGGACCGCGGCGACGAACTGGGCGTACTGCTGCAGGCCCTGGCCGACATGAACGCAAACCTTTCGCGCATCGTCTCCGAAGTCCGATCCGGCACCGATGCCATCGCGGCCTCCACCGGCCAGATCGCCGCCGGTAACACCGACCTCTCCCAGCGCACCGAGGAACAGGCTTCGGCCCTGGAAGAGACCGCCTCAAGCATGGAGGAGCTCACCTCGACGGTGCGCCAGAATGCCGACAACGCCCGCCACGCCGACCAACTCGCCGCCGAGGCGACCGCCGTGGCCGCCAAGGGTGGCGGTCTCATCGCCGAGGTGGTGCGCGAAATGGACCAGATCAGGGAGAGCTCGCGCCGGGTTACCGACATCATCACCGTGATCGACGGCATCGCCTTCCAGACCAACATCCTGGCCTTGAACGCCGCCGTGGAAGCGGCTCGCGCCGGCGAACAGGGGCGCGGCTTCGCGGTGGTAGCCGGCGAGGTGAGGAACCTGGCCCAGAAAAGCGCCGCGGCAGCCAAGGAGATCAAGGCACTCATCGAGGAGTCGGTGGCCAAGGCGGAGTCCGGGAGTAACCTCGTGGCCGGCGCCGGCCGCACCATGAACGAGATCGTCACCGGCGTGAAGAGGGTGAGCGACATCATGGCGGAAATCTCGGCTGCCTCGGCCGAGCAGTCTACCGGCATCGAGCAGGTCAACACCGCCATCAACCAGATGGACGACGTCACCCAGCAAAACGCCTCGCTGGTCGAGGAGTCGGCCGCGGCAGCGGTCGCGCTGGAAGAGCAGGCGCGCACTCTGGCCGAGATGGTGCGCCGCTTCAACGTGAAGGAAGAGGCAGCGTCGGTCTTTCAGGCGGCAGCGGCGATCCAGCCGGTGCCGGCAACGCAGGCCGTCCCGGCACGGGCAGTGCCGGCGCAGGGGGCCAAGGTACAGAAGCTGACCAGGAGCGTGCGACCCGTCGCCGTCGAGCCCGAAGCAACCGCGGTAGGCGCCGACTGGAGCGGGTTCTAA
- a CDS encoding CheR family methyltransferase has protein sequence MANEFRFTDSDFQKIRGMIRDRAGINLGEQKKALVYNRLARRLRATSTTSFAHYIQMLEAGNGREWTEFTNALTTNLTCFFREPHHFPVLREHLRRLHRSEIRLWSCAASTGEEPYSMAMTALEALGGRASSAVKILATDIDSAVLEVAARGVYPAERVDHVPPYLRQKYFSRVAGEKDLYQVAPEVRNLVTFIPFNLTERSWPQKSRYDAIFCRNVLIYFDGSLQQHLVQRMTGLLREDGLFFSGHSEAFLGFECRLQAQGHTVYRMKQQQGAYL, from the coding sequence ATGGCGAACGAATTCCGGTTTACCGACAGCGACTTCCAGAAGATACGCGGCATGATCCGCGACCGGGCCGGGATCAACCTGGGCGAGCAGAAGAAGGCCCTGGTCTACAACCGCCTGGCGCGCCGGCTGCGCGCCACCTCGACCACCAGCTTCGCCCATTACATCCAGATGCTGGAGGCGGGCAACGGCAGGGAATGGACCGAGTTCACCAACGCGCTCACCACTAACCTGACCTGTTTCTTCCGGGAGCCGCACCACTTCCCGGTGTTAAGGGAGCACCTGCGCCGGCTGCACCGTTCCGAGATCCGGCTCTGGAGCTGCGCCGCCTCCACCGGGGAGGAACCCTACTCCATGGCCATGACGGCCCTGGAGGCCCTGGGCGGGAGGGCAAGCAGCGCGGTGAAGATCCTCGCCACGGACATCGACAGCGCCGTGCTCGAGGTGGCGGCACGCGGGGTCTACCCGGCCGAGCGGGTGGACCATGTCCCCCCCTACCTACGCCAGAAGTACTTCAGCCGGGTGGCGGGGGAAAAGGACCTGTACCAGGTGGCCCCCGAGGTGCGCAACCTGGTCACCTTCATCCCCTTCAACCTGACCGAGCGGAGCTGGCCGCAGAAAAGCAGGTACGACGCCATCTTCTGCCGGAACGTGCTGATCTACTTCGACGGCAGCCTGCAGCAACACCTGGTGCAGCGCATGACGGGGCTGCTCCGGGAGGACGGTCTCTTCTTCTCGGGGCACTCGGAGGCCTTCCTCGGTTTCGAGTGCCGGCTCCAGGCCCAGGGGCACACGGTGTACCGAATGAAACAGCAACAGGGAGCGTACCTATGA
- a CDS encoding response regulator, with protein MPKTILTVDDSQSIRQMMRFTLSQQGYQVIEAADGVEALEKMKGASIDLVFTDLNMPRMDGLDLIRKLRAGGTNRNLPIVMLTTESQEVKKAEGKSAGATGWIVKPFRPEQLLQVTTRLLGS; from the coding sequence ATGCCCAAAACGATACTGACCGTGGACGATTCGCAAAGCATCAGGCAGATGATGCGCTTCACCCTGTCGCAGCAGGGCTACCAGGTGATCGAGGCCGCCGACGGCGTCGAGGCCCTGGAGAAGATGAAGGGGGCCAGCATCGACCTCGTCTTCACCGACCTCAACATGCCGCGCATGGACGGGCTGGACCTGATCCGGAAGCTAAGGGCCGGCGGCACCAACCGCAATCTTCCCATCGTCATGCTCACCACCGAGTCCCAGGAGGTGAAGAAGGCGGAGGGAAAGAGTGCCGGGGCCACCGGGTGGATCGTGAAGCCGTTTCGCCCGGAACAGCTGCTCCAGGTGACCACGCGCCTGCTGGGTTCCTGA
- a CDS encoding chemotaxis protein CheA: MVDLAQFHQLFFDESEEHLAEMERLLLSLPAAGFPEEDLHALFRAAHSIKGGAATFGFPEVAEFTHVAESILDRVRNHETALDTQLFLEARDVIGELISFHRDGRPIDGIRLKEVRGRLVDASAESESEPAPKAEPPRESVSAQPQSLTLLYSPSHDIFRRGVRFDMILDELRDMGEVQVTAEGTLAPILTLCAPELCQTRWRIHFAGSASEEEIRELFAFFAEPEELAFLSELEAAPQAVAVQGYGAGQISAPQYAAGKGAETTTGAAASEGGSFRVGTAKVDELVNQVGELVITHAIVKQRLSLMEGAQYRNLLDDLSAMERTMRGLQQSVLSLRMVPVAQLFGRFPRVVHDLSRKLGKEVELKTVGDATELDKTFIELLTDPLTHLVRNCIDHGIEGPEARLAAGKPAKGTVTLNAAHQGGRIALEVCDDGAGLNRERILEKATLLGLIPEGSELPDEEVWKLIFLPGFSTAAEVSDVSGRGVGMDVVLRNVQKLGGRITVASRQGEGSSFTISLPLTLAIMEGLHVQSGAETVIIPLDVIVESIPLDHGCSRITGESEVVELRGDFIPLVPLGPLLKLRGAEERERIAVVVDVGGERVGIAVDGLLGEHQVVMKSLEQNYGRVPGMAGATILGNGRVAFVVDAAEITELWRSKGGFHDYQQ, from the coding sequence GTGGTCGACCTGGCGCAATTTCACCAGCTCTTCTTTGACGAGAGCGAGGAACACCTGGCCGAGATGGAAAGGCTGTTGCTGTCGCTTCCGGCGGCGGGCTTCCCCGAAGAGGACCTGCACGCCCTGTTCCGGGCCGCGCATTCCATCAAGGGGGGGGCGGCCACCTTCGGCTTCCCGGAAGTAGCTGAGTTCACCCACGTGGCGGAATCGATCCTGGACCGGGTCCGAAACCACGAGACGGCGCTGGATACCCAGCTTTTCCTGGAAGCGCGCGACGTGATCGGCGAGCTGATCTCTTTCCACCGCGACGGTCGTCCCATCGACGGGATTCGGCTGAAAGAGGTGCGGGGCCGGCTGGTCGATGCCTCGGCAGAGAGCGAAAGTGAGCCGGCCCCGAAGGCCGAGCCGCCGCGCGAGTCGGTATCGGCTCAGCCCCAGTCCCTGACCCTGCTTTATTCCCCATCCCACGATATCTTCCGGCGTGGCGTCAGGTTCGACATGATCTTAGATGAACTGCGCGACATGGGGGAGGTCCAGGTCACGGCCGAAGGGACCCTCGCCCCGATCCTCACCCTGTGCGCCCCGGAACTTTGCCAGACCAGGTGGCGTATCCACTTCGCAGGGAGCGCCTCGGAGGAGGAAATCCGCGAGCTATTCGCCTTCTTCGCGGAACCGGAAGAACTGGCCTTCCTTTCGGAGCTCGAAGCGGCGCCCCAGGCTGTCGCGGTGCAGGGATACGGCGCAGGCCAGATCTCCGCACCGCAATACGCGGCCGGCAAGGGAGCCGAGACGACCACCGGCGCTGCTGCCAGCGAGGGGGGGAGCTTCCGGGTCGGCACCGCCAAGGTGGACGAACTGGTGAACCAGGTCGGGGAGCTGGTGATCACCCATGCCATCGTCAAGCAGCGGCTCTCCCTCATGGAGGGAGCCCAGTACCGGAACCTCCTCGATGACTTGTCCGCCATGGAGCGCACCATGCGCGGGCTGCAGCAGAGCGTGCTCTCCCTGCGCATGGTGCCGGTGGCGCAGCTCTTCGGGCGCTTCCCGCGCGTGGTGCACGACCTGTCCAGGAAACTGGGCAAGGAGGTCGAGCTGAAGACGGTCGGCGACGCCACCGAGCTGGACAAGACTTTCATCGAACTGCTCACCGATCCCCTGACCCACCTGGTGCGCAACTGCATCGACCACGGCATCGAGGGGCCCGAGGCGCGGCTGGCGGCGGGGAAACCGGCGAAAGGGACCGTGACCCTGAACGCGGCACACCAGGGTGGTCGCATCGCCCTCGAGGTCTGCGACGACGGCGCCGGTCTCAACCGGGAGCGCATCCTGGAGAAAGCGACCCTGCTGGGGCTCATCCCCGAGGGGAGCGAGCTCCCCGACGAGGAGGTCTGGAAGCTCATCTTCCTCCCCGGCTTCTCCACCGCGGCCGAGGTCTCCGACGTCTCGGGGCGCGGGGTGGGCATGGACGTGGTGCTCAGGAACGTGCAGAAACTGGGCGGCCGCATCACGGTCGCCTCCCGCCAGGGGGAAGGGTCGAGCTTCACCATCAGCCTGCCACTCACCCTGGCCATAATGGAGGGGCTGCACGTCCAGTCCGGCGCCGAGACCGTGATCATCCCGCTGGACGTGATAGTGGAATCTATTCCCCTGGACCACGGCTGCAGCCGCATCACCGGGGAGAGCGAGGTGGTCGAGTTGCGCGGCGACTTCATCCCCCTGGTCCCACTGGGGCCGCTGCTGAAGCTGCGCGGCGCCGAGGAGAGGGAGCGCATCGCGGTGGTGGTCGACGTCGGCGGCGAGCGGGTCGGCATTGCGGTGGACGGGTTGTTGGGAGAGCACCAGGTGGTCATGAAGAGCCTGGAGCAGAACTACGGCAGGGTCCCGGGGATGGCCGGCGCGACCATCCTGGGCAACGGCCGGGTCGCCTTCGTGGTCGACGCCGCCGAGATAACCGAACTTTGGAGAAGCAAAGGAGGATTCCATGATTACCAGCAATGA
- a CDS encoding enolase C-terminal domain-like protein encodes MEKVSFVIDDALASIVRAPLVTPFRISTGQHDELENVFIRLHASDGTCGFGEAAVATHITGETVHETLENLQCAASALRGRRISDPAAVCREFAPAFAGNHAALAALEMALLDLSARVQGIPFYRLFAPVGPMPQLSFKTDITVVIGSVAEARATAQQYAERGFNSFKIKIGRDEAEDLQRILAVREMAPGCELILDANMGFNAQRMLAFLERLDTHGARPVLLEQPVPKQDWDGLTEITAALEGSGTLVCADESVGSLAAARRAVETNAVSAINIKFMKSGILEGAEIARLAAANGKRLMLGAMMESALAITASAHFAAALGCFDFIDLDTTFFLKGDLSRSPYLDDSGRFDLTAAGSGIGVVLELP; translated from the coding sequence ATGGAGAAGGTCTCCTTTGTAATAGATGATGCGCTGGCGTCCATCGTTCGCGCGCCGCTGGTGACGCCGTTTCGCATCTCCACCGGCCAGCACGACGAACTGGAAAACGTCTTCATCCGTCTGCACGCCAGCGACGGCACCTGCGGTTTCGGCGAGGCCGCCGTCGCGACGCATATAACCGGCGAGACGGTTCACGAAACCCTGGAGAACCTGCAGTGCGCCGCCTCGGCTCTGCGCGGACGCAGGATCAGCGACCCCGCCGCGGTCTGCCGCGAGTTCGCCCCGGCGTTTGCCGGCAACCATGCGGCACTGGCAGCGCTGGAGATGGCGCTGCTCGACCTGTCCGCCCGGGTCCAGGGGATCCCGTTCTACCGGCTGTTCGCCCCGGTCGGCCCCATGCCGCAGCTCTCGTTCAAGACCGACATCACGGTGGTGATCGGTTCGGTGGCTGAGGCCCGCGCCACCGCACAGCAGTACGCAGAGCGCGGCTTCAACTCCTTCAAGATCAAGATCGGCAGGGACGAGGCAGAGGACCTGCAACGAATCCTGGCGGTGCGGGAAATGGCGCCGGGATGCGAGCTCATCCTCGATGCCAACATGGGCTTCAACGCGCAGCGCATGCTCGCCTTCCTGGAGCGCCTGGACACCCACGGGGCACGCCCGGTCCTTTTGGAGCAGCCGGTCCCGAAACAGGACTGGGACGGGCTTACTGAGATCACCGCGGCCCTGGAGGGAAGCGGCACCCTGGTCTGCGCCGACGAGAGCGTCGGCTCCCTCGCCGCGGCCCGTCGCGCAGTGGAGACCAACGCGGTCTCGGCCATCAACATCAAGTTCATGAAAAGCGGCATCCTGGAAGGGGCCGAGATCGCACGCCTCGCCGCCGCCAACGGCAAGCGGCTCATGCTGGGGGCCATGATGGAGAGCGCGCTCGCCATTACCGCTTCGGCCCACTTCGCCGCGGCGCTGGGCTGCTTTGACTTCATCGACCTCGACACCACCTTTTTCCTGAAGGGCGACCTGTCCCGTTCTCCCTACCTCGACGACAGCGGCAGGTTCGACCTGACCGCGGCGGGTAGCGGCATCGGCGTGGTGCTCGAGTTGCCATGA
- a CDS encoding STAS domain-containing protein produces MLTDARCYLEGEWTMDHVKARSLQLRNHPLFTLPCDGEKAASRLVINVEGVTTIDAAGCQLLTVWLSCLEFFGVNPALENPPEALLEAARRMGFDYTLEQYLGDK; encoded by the coding sequence ATGTTGACCGACGCACGCTGCTACCTGGAAGGGGAATGGACCATGGACCACGTCAAGGCACGTTCGCTCCAGCTGAGAAACCATCCGCTGTTCACCTTACCCTGCGACGGGGAGAAGGCGGCCTCCCGGCTGGTCATCAACGTAGAAGGGGTGACCACAATCGATGCCGCCGGCTGCCAGCTGCTGACCGTGTGGCTCTCCTGCCTGGAGTTCTTCGGCGTCAATCCGGCGCTCGAGAACCCGCCAGAGGCGCTGCTCGAAGCGGCTCGCCGCATGGGGTTCGACTACACACTCGAGCAGTACCTGGGCGACAAGTAA
- a CDS encoding carboxypeptidase-like regulatory domain-containing protein, whose protein sequence is MVRLVLAVFSLLCLTATTSHAIWPVYHEPAFDGRVLDFDTKQPLEGAVVVVVYNKRSIGAEKGQSSTVINIKEALTDKDGKFHIPSYTTIMAQPFTRQDRTGFLIYKPGYASIQLPLKNHFIGKAAADRELSPWYDPVLSGKYKIRLRSPGIIELPRLASKDERLRNLPELPDQLDNLGKQKNLTRLINEEKKELGEPAFNPYKVRQDLLAPAKGQK, encoded by the coding sequence ATGGTTAGGCTTGTACTGGCGGTGTTTTCCCTGCTTTGTCTGACGGCGACAACTTCCCACGCCATCTGGCCGGTTTATCACGAACCCGCCTTCGACGGCAGGGTGCTGGACTTCGACACCAAGCAACCGTTAGAAGGAGCGGTGGTGGTGGTCGTCTACAACAAGAGGTCGATCGGCGCGGAAAAAGGACAATCCTCCACGGTGATCAACATCAAGGAGGCGCTTACCGACAAGGATGGCAAGTTCCACATCCCCTCGTACACGACCATCATGGCCCAGCCCTTCACCCGGCAGGACCGCACCGGTTTTTTGATCTACAAGCCCGGCTACGCCAGCATCCAACTCCCCCTCAAGAACCATTTCATTGGCAAGGCGGCCGCCGACCGCGAGCTCTCACCCTGGTACGATCCGGTCCTGAGCGGGAAGTACAAGATCAGGCTGCGCAGCCCCGGCATCATTGAGCTACCGAGGCTTGCCAGCAAGGACGAGCGGCTCAGGAACCTGCCGGAGCTGCCGGATCAGTTGGATAACCTGGGCAAGCAGAAGAACCTGACCAGGCTGATCAACGAAGAGAAAAAGGAACTGGGTGAGCCTGCGTTCAACCCCTACAAGGTACGCCAGGACCTGCTGGCACCCGCCAAGGGGCAGAAGTAG
- a CDS encoding DUF819 family protein produces MISHPLLIVLTLLGIEALVLTLSRHERTARYFDLLPAVFWIYFLPMLAATFGIIATDSPVYGLIRTWLLPASLVLLLLPVDVRAILRLGPTALAMFFIGAAGIIVGAAASFALFRPVIGSQFWSGFGALSGSWTGGSANMIAVKEALAIPDAVFAPMVIVDTVVPYLWMGFMIAIVGLQPAFDRWNRSERGVLEHLGEQAVQHLASKGGRRTLGGIAATLAIALAGGVFSHLLAGQLPQIPDVITRYTWTIMIVTLLGILLSFSPVRKLERAGASRTGYDLLYFVLTAIGAKASVASIGSALVLIAAGLLIVAIHAVFLLVGARLLKAPMFLVAAASQANVGGVASAPVVAEVYHPGLASVGLLLAILGNIVGTWLGILAAQLCRMFV; encoded by the coding sequence ATGATCAGCCATCCGCTGCTCATCGTCCTGACGCTGCTCGGCATCGAGGCCCTGGTACTGACGCTGTCGCGCCACGAGCGCACGGCGCGCTACTTCGACCTCTTGCCGGCCGTGTTCTGGATCTACTTCCTCCCCATGCTGGCGGCGACCTTCGGCATCATCGCCACCGACAGCCCGGTCTACGGCCTGATCCGGACCTGGCTGTTGCCGGCGAGCCTGGTGCTGTTGCTGCTGCCGGTGGACGTGAGGGCGATCCTGAGGCTCGGGCCGACGGCACTGGCCATGTTCTTCATCGGGGCGGCCGGCATCATCGTGGGCGCTGCGGCATCCTTCGCGCTGTTCCGGCCGGTGATCGGGTCGCAGTTCTGGTCCGGCTTTGGCGCCCTGTCCGGGTCGTGGACCGGGGGGAGCGCCAACATGATCGCGGTTAAGGAGGCGCTCGCCATCCCCGACGCAGTGTTCGCCCCCATGGTCATCGTGGACACCGTGGTCCCCTACCTCTGGATGGGGTTCATGATCGCCATCGTCGGACTGCAGCCGGCCTTTGACCGATGGAACCGTTCCGAGCGCGGCGTGCTGGAGCACTTGGGGGAACAGGCGGTGCAGCACCTGGCCAGTAAAGGCGGGCGCAGAACGCTCGGTGGCATCGCCGCCACTCTCGCCATCGCGCTGGCCGGAGGGGTCTTCTCGCACCTGTTAGCCGGGCAATTGCCGCAGATCCCGGACGTGATCACGCGCTACACCTGGACCATCATGATCGTCACCCTGCTCGGGATACTGCTCTCCTTCTCGCCGGTGCGCAAACTGGAGCGCGCCGGGGCCTCCCGCACCGGGTACGACCTGCTCTATTTCGTGCTGACCGCCATCGGAGCCAAGGCCTCGGTTGCCAGCATCGGCTCCGCGCTGGTACTGATCGCCGCCGGACTTTTGATTGTGGCGATCCACGCCGTCTTCCTGCTGGTCGGCGCGCGGCTTTTGAAGGCGCCCATGTTCCTGGTGGCAGCTGCCAGCCAGGCCAACGTCGGCGGCGTTGCCTCAGCGCCGGTCGTGGCCGAGGTGTACCACCCCGGCCTCGCTTCGGTGGGACTTCTGCTGGCCATCCTCGGCAACATCGTGGGCACCTGGCTCGGCATCCTGGCGGCACAGTTGTGCCGCATGTTCGTATGA
- a CDS encoding chemotaxis protein CheW, which produces MITSNDRLAEFLTFTVGAGEYGVDILKVQEIRGYDPVTEVPNSPAYINGVINLRGTVIPIMDLRTRLQRRAPEVTPTTVVIVVNVAGRVVGMVADAVSDVVGFAQGEVKPPPEVAPGSESGFISGLAKNGDNLTLLIDVERLLNEPCPAHAPN; this is translated from the coding sequence ATGATTACCAGCAATGACCGCCTGGCCGAGTTTCTCACCTTCACCGTCGGTGCCGGCGAGTACGGCGTCGACATCCTGAAGGTCCAGGAGATAAGGGGCTACGATCCGGTCACCGAAGTCCCCAACTCCCCCGCCTACATAAACGGGGTGATCAACCTCCGCGGCACGGTGATCCCCATCATGGACCTGCGCACCCGGCTGCAGCGCCGCGCTCCCGAGGTCACCCCGACCACCGTGGTGATCGTGGTCAACGTCGCCGGCCGCGTGGTCGGGATGGTGGCCGACGCGGTCTCGGACGTGGTCGGCTTCGCCCAGGGGGAGGTAAAGCCCCCGCCCGAGGTGGCGCCCGGCAGCGAGAGCGGCTTCATCAGCGGCCTCGCCAAGAACGGCGACAACCTCACCCTGCTCATCGACGTGGAGAGACTGCTCAACGAACCGTGCCCGGCGCACGCACCCAACTAA
- a CDS encoding protein-glutamate methylesterase/protein-glutamine glutaminase produces the protein MTRVLIIDDSAAIRCVLQEIINGEDDLEVVATATDPINALDKIRKFRPDVLTLDVEMPQMDGITFLSRLMKLHPLPVVMISSLTKERAEITLKALELGAVDVVAKPTLGIREGMTEMGHEIVAKVRAAARARLPRRSMVPPHHASGEERHSADVVLPSSLPPLISTERILVVGASTGGTEALKDLLTPLPATLPPILIAQHMPKNFTRSFAARLDSLCRMTVREARDGERLQPGHAYVAPGDYHLMVQRCGAVYNVSLSQGPAVNRHRPSVDVLFRSAANSAGKNAIGVILTGMGDDGAAGMKEMRDAGAVTFAQDEASCLVYGMPKEAVQRGGVAEVAPLNLLPRKVMAELAQRRM, from the coding sequence ATGACAAGGGTTCTGATAATCGACGATTCCGCGGCGATCCGCTGCGTGCTGCAAGAGATCATCAACGGCGAGGACGACCTCGAGGTGGTGGCCACGGCCACGGACCCGATCAACGCCCTGGACAAGATCCGCAAGTTCCGGCCGGACGTGCTCACCCTGGACGTGGAGATGCCGCAGATGGACGGCATCACCTTCCTCTCCCGACTCATGAAACTGCATCCCCTGCCGGTGGTGATGATCTCCTCGCTCACGAAGGAGCGCGCCGAGATCACGCTGAAGGCCCTGGAGCTGGGCGCGGTGGACGTGGTCGCCAAACCGACCCTGGGCATCCGGGAAGGGATGACCGAGATGGGACATGAGATCGTGGCCAAGGTCAGGGCGGCGGCAAGGGCGCGCCTGCCGCGGCGCAGCATGGTGCCGCCCCACCACGCCAGCGGAGAGGAGCGCCACTCGGCCGACGTCGTGCTCCCCTCAAGCCTCCCCCCGCTCATCTCCACCGAGCGCATCCTGGTGGTGGGCGCGTCGACCGGGGGGACCGAGGCGTTGAAGGACCTGTTGACCCCACTGCCGGCGACGCTCCCCCCCATCCTGATCGCCCAGCACATGCCCAAGAACTTCACCAGGAGCTTCGCCGCGCGACTGGACTCGCTGTGCCGCATGACGGTGCGGGAGGCCAGAGACGGGGAGCGCCTGCAGCCGGGGCACGCCTACGTGGCACCGGGAGACTACCACCTGATGGTGCAGCGCTGCGGCGCGGTCTACAACGTGAGCCTCTCGCAGGGGCCGGCGGTGAACCGGCACCGCCCCTCGGTGGACGTGCTGTTCCGCTCGGCGGCCAACAGCGCCGGGAAAAACGCCATCGGGGTGATCCTGACCGGCATGGGTGACGACGGCGCTGCCGGCATGAAGGAGATGCGCGACGCCGGGGCGGTCACCTTCGCCCAGGACGAGGCGAGCTGCCTGGTGTACGGCATGCCCAAGGAGGCGGTGCAGCGAGGGGGCGTGGCCGAGGTGGCCCCCCTGAACCTGCTGCCGCGCAAGGTGATGGCCGAACTGGCCCAGAGACGGATGTGA
- a CDS encoding YbjN domain-containing protein yields the protein MAQNAIAFEEYLRGQEITLEKNTHEDNTLYVIRENIEEVGPVSLMALFNDSDRYVTLICYKYFAFPPEKKPVLLEMINTLNAEYTMVKFVETGNAVSVQVVVPFHDNFSSEVIVDMIALIFRAIKEEHPRIVKAIQ from the coding sequence ATGGCACAGAACGCGATTGCGTTTGAGGAATACCTGAGGGGGCAGGAAATCACCCTGGAGAAAAACACGCACGAGGACAACACCCTGTACGTGATTCGCGAAAATATCGAGGAAGTGGGGCCGGTCTCTCTCATGGCCCTGTTCAATGACAGCGACAGGTATGTTACTCTTATCTGCTACAAGTATTTCGCCTTCCCGCCGGAGAAGAAACCGGTGCTGCTGGAGATGATCAACACGCTCAATGCCGAATACACCATGGTCAAGTTCGTCGAAACAGGGAACGCCGTCTCTGTCCAGGTGGTAGTTCCTTTCCATGACAACTTCTCCAGTGAAGTGATCGTCGACATGATCGCACTCATCTTCCGCGCCATCAAGGAAGAGCACCCGCGCATAGTGAAAGCTATCCAGTAA